Proteins found in one Maridesulfovibrio sp. genomic segment:
- a CDS encoding EAL domain-containing protein, translating into MSSIENFSFEEFIETTNDLFTQVDPDGFFLYVSSSSIKYYGLKPEECIGLYAFNFIHPEDKEKSTSAFNDWLKKSDKSFSHINRLMHKDGSYHYMLWTITAVKDSENNIKLFNSIARDITSQKEAEIELIETQSKLKELVEHQTEQLNLAAEIFKHSSEGVTITDSKNTIIYVNQAFTTITGYSQEEAIGQSPSLLKSDRHDSSFYGLIWSAIKNTGSWEGEIWNRRKNGELFPEWLSISTITSTTGEIKHYIAVFRDISEAKAKQKQIQHQAYHDALTGLPNRELLIDRLRKAIISSKNNNKYLALLFIDIDNFKNINDSFGYVVGDNLLKKVAARIKGFINKIDTVARPGGDEFVIMLKEVKEKHDVVIMANSIIKLFSRAFTIKSQPVTLTPSIGIAVYPDDGDTAHELVRNADTAMFKAKQEGRNSYHLFTAGLTALARKRISLENELRKTVWEKNLTVFYQPKVSLLTDKIIGMEALVRWIKPDGRIISPAEFIPLAEETGLIIPIGEQVLETACLDTIALNKRFNTNLKVSVNLSLRQFKQKNLLQTILDIITKTSIDPSCLDLEITESTVMDDIEQTKKTLDKLADSGITLSIDDFGTGYSSMAHLKNLPMHVLKIDQSFVSGLPHNTSDKKIVKAIISLAKSFDLSTVAEGIETYEQCTYMKELGCDIMQGFYYSPPVPIDKFSTLLSDSL; encoded by the coding sequence TTGTCTTCCATAGAAAATTTTTCATTTGAAGAATTTATTGAAACTACAAATGACCTTTTCACGCAGGTAGATCCTGACGGTTTTTTTCTATACGTCAGCTCTTCATCGATAAAATACTACGGCCTAAAACCGGAAGAATGCATAGGATTGTATGCATTTAATTTTATTCACCCTGAGGATAAGGAAAAGAGTACTTCTGCATTTAATGATTGGTTAAAAAAATCAGATAAAAGCTTTTCTCACATAAACAGGCTAATGCACAAAGATGGCAGTTACCATTACATGTTATGGACAATAACTGCCGTTAAAGACTCTGAGAACAATATAAAATTATTTAATAGCATAGCAAGAGACATCACATCTCAAAAAGAAGCAGAGATTGAACTCATTGAAACTCAAAGTAAGCTAAAAGAGCTGGTAGAGCATCAAACAGAACAGCTTAATCTTGCAGCTGAGATATTCAAGCATTCCTCAGAAGGTGTTACAATAACAGATAGTAAAAATACTATTATATATGTAAACCAAGCTTTTACTACTATTACAGGCTATTCACAAGAAGAAGCAATAGGACAAAGCCCCAGCCTTCTAAAATCTGACAGACATGATTCGTCTTTTTATGGATTGATCTGGTCAGCCATTAAAAATACCGGTTCGTGGGAAGGCGAGATATGGAACCGCCGCAAAAACGGAGAATTGTTTCCGGAATGGCTTTCAATAAGCACCATTACCTCCACTACTGGCGAAATAAAACATTATATCGCAGTTTTTCGTGATATATCTGAAGCCAAGGCAAAACAAAAACAGATCCAACATCAGGCATACCATGACGCACTAACCGGCCTGCCTAACCGGGAGTTACTTATAGACCGCCTCCGCAAGGCTATAATTTCTTCAAAAAACAATAACAAATATCTTGCCTTGCTGTTTATCGACATAGATAATTTTAAAAACATCAATGATTCATTCGGCTATGTCGTTGGAGATAACCTTTTAAAAAAAGTAGCCGCTAGAATTAAAGGTTTCATCAACAAAATAGATACCGTAGCTCGCCCCGGCGGAGATGAGTTTGTGATTATGCTTAAAGAGGTAAAAGAAAAGCATGATGTTGTGATCATGGCAAATAGCATCATCAAGCTATTTTCTCGCGCCTTTACTATTAAATCACAACCAGTAACCCTTACTCCGTCCATTGGAATCGCAGTCTACCCGGATGACGGTGACACAGCTCACGAATTAGTCCGAAACGCAGACACAGCTATGTTCAAAGCAAAGCAAGAAGGACGAAACAGCTATCATCTATTCACTGCGGGACTGACAGCTCTGGCTCGAAAACGAATTTCACTTGAAAATGAGCTCAGAAAAACGGTGTGGGAAAAAAACTTGACTGTTTTTTACCAGCCGAAAGTAAGCTTGCTCACTGATAAGATCATAGGAATGGAGGCTCTGGTAAGATGGATAAAACCGGACGGACGTATTATTTCTCCAGCGGAGTTTATTCCATTGGCAGAAGAGACAGGTCTCATCATTCCGATAGGAGAACAGGTACTTGAAACGGCCTGCCTAGACACCATAGCCTTAAATAAACGCTTCAACACGAACCTTAAAGTTTCTGTTAATTTATCCTTGAGACAATTCAAACAAAAGAATCTTCTGCAAACAATTTTGGATATAATCACTAAAACTTCGATAGATCCAAGTTGCCTCGATCTTGAGATAACTGAATCTACAGTCATGGACGATATTGAACAGACAAAAAAGACTTTAGACAAATTAGCAGACAGTGGAATTACATTATCAATTGATGATTTTGGGACAGGATATTCTTCCATGGCGCATCTTAAAAATTTACCGATGCACGTACTAAAGATAGACCAATCTTTTGTTTCCGGTCTTCCACACAACACATCAGACAAAAAAATTGTAAAAGCTATAATATCACTTGCTAAAAGCTTTGATCTTTCTACCGTTGCAGAAGGCATTGAGACTTATGAGCAATGCACCTACATGAAAGAACTTGGATGTGACATTATGCAAGGGTTCTATTACAGCCCCCCTGTACCAATCGATAAATTTTCGACCCTGCTTTCAGATTCATTATAA
- a CDS encoding BON domain-containing protein, protein MAKLIIQILLISIMTVMTAGCGTIYKAAMDERSLGQQTADASISASIMKAYLDDDDVSVLGIEPYTFSGNVFLVGEYENSTQRNKAVSIAQNVEGVTDVTTYFLPKKDDPSCGTSDNLGILANVKKDLIGDSDIWSTNVEVKVVQCRVVLLGLVGSSDEVSKSIAHAEAVDGVRSVKSYLRVSKNPH, encoded by the coding sequence ATGGCTAAATTAATTATTCAAATCTTGTTGATCAGCATTATGACCGTGATGACCGCCGGTTGCGGCACTATATACAAGGCTGCAATGGATGAGAGAAGCCTTGGCCAGCAAACCGCAGACGCATCCATCTCGGCCTCTATCATGAAGGCTTATCTTGATGACGATGATGTTTCAGTGCTGGGAATTGAACCCTACACATTCTCAGGTAACGTATTCCTCGTCGGTGAATATGAAAATTCGACCCAAAGAAACAAAGCCGTTTCAATCGCGCAGAATGTTGAGGGTGTAACGGACGTAACAACATACTTTTTGCCGAAAAAAGACGACCCCAGCTGCGGGACATCCGACAATCTGGGCATTCTCGCCAACGTCAAAAAAGATCTGATCGGAGACAGCGACATATGGTCAACCAATGTTGAAGTTAAGGTCGTTCAGTGCAGGGTTGTATTGCTCGGTTTGGTTGGGTCCAGTGACGAGGTAAGCAAATCAATCGCCCATGCCGAGGCAGTTGATGGGGTTCGCTCAGTGAAATCATACCTACGCGTATCAAAAAATCCGCATTAA
- a CDS encoding methyl-accepting chemotaxis protein → MNLKSIKTKIVLSSAFCIAILAVSIISLQIWEQNSSSKFVGTKVDNLIEKSTAEGLLGIAKGEAGVIRAKLEKNIDTARTIASAFKSIRSDDATRHSIDIRKVFNDILLTTLKDNPEFLGTYSAWQPNGIDENDIAYQGKTEEGYDESGRFITYWNRDKKGDIARQALVGYEDDSRHPNGVIKGGWFLTPRKTGKENIQDPFPYIVQGKQEWLTTMSVPIKVNNKFLGIGGTDLRLDFVQKLAEDVAKGLYDGKAIVQVISYMGIIVADSSNSKNVGKPIGQTKNKYAEKISQKVKAADTYINLGKEDGTVLALSPIALGNTGTPWAVLIEVPRDVVFAGANQLDIDMAENARSSFQTVIFTGVGITTLACILLWFIAGAIVTPIKKSVDFAENVANGDFDQNLDINQADEIGVLADALKKMVENLKQMILEAEDKSKSAAEEAARANVAVEEATAAKEQADRAEKEGKLQAARDLEEVVSIVTSASEQLAAQIEQSTTSTKDQYDQISEAATAMEEMNATVLEVAQNASRSAETADMTKEKAQTGSNIVSQVLSSMEDVQNVAEKLKEDVTALGKDAEGIGQVMEVISDIADQTNLLALNAAIEAARAGEAGRGFAVVADEVRKLAEKTMTATQEVGTAINNIQKGTRDNIDHVETAVEKINETTELSGQSGEALSAIVSFVDETSEQVQSIATASEEQSATSEEINRSLGQVAKLSSETTQAMQESAKAVDEMAKQAQVLQNLINQMKN, encoded by the coding sequence ATGAATCTTAAATCCATCAAAACAAAAATTGTGCTGAGTTCCGCGTTCTGCATCGCGATCCTTGCTGTTTCAATTATTTCCTTACAAATTTGGGAACAAAACAGTTCGAGTAAATTTGTCGGAACCAAAGTTGATAATTTAATTGAAAAATCAACAGCTGAAGGCTTGTTGGGAATTGCCAAAGGTGAAGCTGGTGTTATCCGCGCCAAACTGGAAAAGAATATTGATACCGCAAGAACCATTGCCAGCGCATTCAAATCCATCCGTTCCGACGATGCAACCAGACACAGCATCGACATCCGCAAGGTTTTTAATGATATACTGCTCACAACACTTAAAGATAATCCCGAGTTTTTAGGAACATACAGTGCTTGGCAACCCAACGGCATAGACGAAAACGACATAGCGTACCAAGGTAAAACAGAAGAAGGTTATGACGAATCCGGACGTTTTATAACCTACTGGAATAGAGATAAAAAGGGCGACATAGCACGGCAGGCCCTTGTGGGTTACGAGGATGACAGCCGTCACCCCAATGGAGTCATCAAAGGCGGATGGTTTCTAACCCCTAGAAAAACCGGCAAGGAAAATATTCAGGACCCATTTCCTTATATAGTTCAAGGCAAACAGGAATGGCTGACAACAATGTCTGTTCCCATCAAAGTTAATAATAAATTTCTAGGCATTGGCGGCACAGACCTACGCTTGGACTTTGTACAGAAGCTTGCCGAGGATGTAGCTAAGGGACTTTATGACGGTAAAGCGATTGTACAGGTGATCAGTTACATGGGCATCATTGTTGCCGACAGTTCAAATAGCAAAAACGTCGGTAAGCCTATAGGGCAGACCAAGAATAAATATGCAGAAAAAATAAGCCAAAAAGTAAAAGCCGCAGATACATACATAAATCTGGGTAAAGAAGACGGAACTGTGTTAGCCCTGTCTCCAATTGCTCTCGGGAACACCGGAACTCCATGGGCTGTACTCATAGAAGTGCCTAGGGATGTTGTTTTTGCCGGGGCCAATCAACTTGATATAGATATGGCCGAGAATGCCCGGAGCAGCTTTCAAACAGTGATTTTTACCGGTGTCGGGATTACTACCTTGGCCTGCATACTCCTTTGGTTTATCGCAGGAGCAATCGTCACACCGATCAAGAAATCCGTGGACTTCGCAGAAAATGTTGCCAATGGAGACTTTGACCAGAATCTGGACATTAATCAGGCAGATGAAATTGGAGTTCTGGCTGACGCTTTAAAGAAAATGGTTGAAAACCTTAAACAAATGATCCTTGAAGCTGAAGATAAGAGTAAATCGGCAGCAGAAGAAGCCGCACGCGCCAATGTAGCTGTCGAAGAAGCAACAGCAGCCAAAGAACAGGCCGACAGAGCTGAAAAGGAAGGAAAACTTCAGGCTGCGCGGGATCTGGAAGAGGTGGTCAGTATTGTAACATCCGCTTCGGAACAGCTTGCCGCGCAAATCGAACAATCAACGACCAGCACCAAAGACCAATATGACCAGATAAGCGAAGCCGCAACAGCCATGGAAGAAATGAATGCAACAGTTCTTGAAGTTGCTCAAAATGCTTCCAGATCAGCTGAAACAGCGGATATGACTAAAGAAAAAGCGCAAACAGGTTCAAATATAGTAAGTCAAGTACTAAGCAGCATGGAAGATGTACAGAACGTGGCTGAAAAGCTCAAAGAAGATGTCACCGCGCTCGGTAAGGATGCGGAGGGAATCGGTCAGGTAATGGAAGTTATCTCGGATATCGCCGATCAGACCAACCTTCTGGCTCTGAATGCAGCGATTGAAGCGGCCAGAGCAGGGGAAGCAGGAAGAGGCTTCGCCGTTGTCGCAGATGAGGTCCGTAAGTTAGCTGAAAAGACCATGACTGCTACTCAGGAAGTCGGAACAGCCATCAATAATATTCAAAAGGGAACCCGCGACAACATCGACCATGTCGAGACTGCTGTTGAAAAGATTAACGAAACAACAGAGCTTTCAGGCCAATCAGGCGAGGCACTGAGCGCAATCGTATCATTCGTGGATGAAACATCAGAACAGGTTCAAAGCATTGCCACTGCTTCCGAAGAGCAATCGGCAACAAGTGAAGAGATCAACAGATCACTAGGTCAGGTTGCCAAATTATCTTCCGAAACAACACAGGCTATGCAGGAATCAGCAAAAGCTGTTGATGAAATGGCAAAACAAGCGCAGGTCTTGCAAAACCTTATCAATCAGATGAAAAACTAG
- a CDS encoding chloride channel protein, which produces MGYALQKFRFANWPQHARWLVLSIAVGIVAGVGAVFFDHLLDKALEIFIKLPICFFEPNVGNPLEVNVAKTGFSLWIIPIATIGGLLSGLLVFNVAPETEGHGTDAMIDSFHHQGGFTRKRTPFIKIIASALTIGSGGSAGKEGPIAQIGSGFGSLLATWLDLKPKERRILLLAGAAGGIGAIFQAPLGAALFVPGVLYRETEYEYEAILPCIISAIMAHAVFSEIYGRHALFQPGKVAFNMPMELIPYTIFGIVCALVGFIYIKFFYGMRDHFFLKLPIPQMFHPAIGGFMLGCIAFFYPQIIDGGYVWIQLALEGKILWSTMLVLIFVKIVATSCTISSGGSGGVFGPSVFIGAMLGGAFGGIGHMIVPDWIVNPNSFVLVGMGGFFASVAKVPIASIIMACEMSSSYTLLVPLMLVSTISYLILGKTSLYEKQSSSRLDSPAHINEFARGVLSMLRVRDALNNEHVSTLEENLPIGTVVKIVTQSPESYFPVVNADGDLTGILTINDIRELMFEDSESNVLVAKDVATTNVVTVVKDDTLQVALEKMIALNVNELPVVSRDEPKKLVSLLSKQDLITCYYNRED; this is translated from the coding sequence ATGGGCTATGCTTTGCAAAAATTTAGGTTTGCCAACTGGCCTCAGCACGCGCGCTGGCTGGTGCTAAGTATCGCGGTGGGAATTGTTGCCGGTGTCGGGGCTGTTTTTTTTGATCATCTTCTGGATAAGGCTCTTGAAATTTTCATAAAACTGCCAATCTGTTTTTTTGAACCGAACGTTGGGAATCCGCTTGAAGTTAACGTTGCAAAAACAGGATTTTCCCTCTGGATCATCCCCATCGCAACAATAGGCGGGCTTTTGTCCGGTCTGCTTGTTTTCAATGTCGCGCCTGAGACTGAAGGACACGGTACGGATGCCATGATCGATTCTTTCCACCATCAAGGGGGATTCACCCGCAAGCGCACACCTTTCATTAAAATTATAGCTTCGGCCCTGACCATCGGCAGTGGAGGCTCGGCAGGTAAGGAAGGACCTATCGCGCAGATAGGATCAGGCTTCGGTTCCCTGCTGGCAACATGGCTTGACCTGAAGCCTAAAGAAAGACGCATTCTCCTTCTTGCCGGCGCCGCAGGTGGCATCGGAGCGATTTTCCAAGCCCCGCTAGGCGCTGCGCTATTTGTACCCGGCGTTCTCTACAGAGAAACTGAATATGAATACGAGGCGATTCTGCCTTGCATCATATCTGCAATAATGGCTCATGCTGTTTTTTCAGAAATTTATGGCAGACACGCCCTCTTTCAGCCCGGTAAGGTAGCATTTAATATGCCTATGGAGCTTATTCCATATACCATTTTCGGAATAGTTTGCGCCTTGGTAGGGTTCATATATATAAAGTTCTTTTATGGAATGCGGGACCATTTTTTCTTAAAACTGCCCATCCCGCAAATGTTCCACCCCGCCATAGGTGGATTCATGCTCGGTTGCATTGCTTTTTTCTATCCTCAGATTATCGATGGCGGATATGTTTGGATTCAACTGGCTCTAGAGGGGAAAATTCTCTGGAGCACAATGTTGGTACTGATTTTCGTCAAAATTGTCGCAACCTCCTGCACTATCAGTTCAGGTGGAAGCGGCGGTGTTTTCGGGCCGTCTGTCTTCATTGGGGCCATGCTTGGAGGTGCTTTTGGCGGCATAGGACACATGATCGTTCCGGACTGGATAGTCAATCCAAATTCCTTTGTGCTGGTCGGCATGGGTGGGTTCTTTGCCAGTGTCGCGAAAGTCCCCATCGCTTCAATCATTATGGCTTGTGAAATGAGCTCCAGCTATACTTTATTGGTGCCGCTTATGCTCGTTTCAACCATATCCTATTTAATTCTCGGCAAAACGAGCCTGTATGAAAAACAATCAAGCAGCCGGCTTGACTCCCCTGCCCATATCAATGAATTTGCAAGAGGAGTGCTTTCCATGCTGCGTGTCCGTGACGCCCTGAATAATGAACATGTAAGCACTCTGGAAGAGAATCTACCTATCGGTACAGTAGTTAAAATTGTAACTCAATCACCTGAGTCATATTTTCCGGTTGTCAACGCAGATGGCGATCTTACAGGAATCTTGACCATCAATGACATCAGAGAACTGATGTTTGAAGATTCCGAATCCAACGTACTTGTTGCCAAAGATGTGGCGACCACAAACGTCGTTACGGTAGTTAAAGATGACACCTTGCAAGTTGCACTGGAAA